In the Podospora pseudocomata strain CBS 415.72m chromosome 5, whole genome shotgun sequence genome, one interval contains:
- a CDS encoding hypothetical protein (EggNog:ENOG503NYH8; COG:S), with amino-acid sequence MIEIENAEIDEVEEVHQRCFLLSGKCVASTEPTSGTGGDFVVVEPKPSSFVLVHVEDEHGNTGFPDQRWPLSLGQFKALVMLSPGLNKITVTSGNDAANAVELSLRYTPLLQVPPLHLAILVAKDSPLLIDCPPAKFGDISSTHSSLDAAISKLRVAAYMWQALAADNIYWDGLPRQSFRIEEEYSRDTLSRHAQQQSFGKQQVMGSVPRIHVIRTEKTISQLRDVEAEMEAAKSKAGQEQRHKDLYRIMSKAVKNSGGPLHPNNKPVIAALLLDAHFDEKLGRTLPDALFSIHKSEGLSLAMSGSQSTYSWPRFMDEIPDCLLDPTPVGDAVSRERCERPICMWEACSVSQGRFYKEIVRAFNPSATKPDFITSHDLGWAFKHSWWGYFQWPEHFLSRALRCAGEEEEKEPKPVRSDVSQTGYYRIELKDALVLRNSAPEFQLPGYVTLPEGAPEICPLVEDTVDGRAAQNVEIKCDAGLASVWVCSKNMSISDGLTYPGEPLKSVRFSLQELTERLGPHVSEEERMATGGLDRIEALGMNGEKSTFHDISTWMRLRVAEYIDAGIPGTDLRFTKTAVGSNAEEEERSKGQWGMNHDWKWTVLLKRRSKRKGTKWYGTIVNATMIDVRVGCALDGAYVYYEDGSKVPCGPRLPPSTQMGGHQARKMAIPPGVEVTKVAISKALKNHDVLKGLRVWLSNGQARGGLNLQSFAADLELHEVKVLEPPANHKIVGFYGTSGSWGMCQKFGIMSIPRDVELPGSVYDMEEFQNLPLDHYAEKQANEAGSEGEVDKMDEDMEEDPDTGYDEEWDERTRKIYGK; translated from the exons ATGATTGAGATCGAAAACGCCGAGAttgacgaggtggaggaggttcaCCAGCGATGCTTTCTGCTTTCCGGCAAGTGTGTGGCCTCCACTGAGCCGACCTCTGGGACGGGCGGggactttgttgttgtcgaacCCAAGCCAAGCAGTTTTGTCTTGGTTCATGTGGAAGATGAGCATGGCAACACCGGCTTCCCTGACCAGCGCTGGCCGCTGTCGTTGGGACAGTTCAAGGCCTTGGTTATGCTTTCCCCTGGCCTGAACAAGATCACTGTGACATCGGGGAATGATGCCGCCAACGCGGTTGAG CTATCCCTTCGgtacacccccctcctccaagtaCCGCCTCTTCATCTCGCCATCCTGGTAGCAAAGGATTCACCCCTCCTTATCGACTGCCCACCAGCCAAGTTTGGCGACATTTCCAGCACTCACTCGAGTCTCGATGCCGCCATTTCCAAGCTACGTGTGGCTGCTTACATGTGGCAAGCCTTGGCCGCCGACAACATCTACTGGGACGGGCTGCCTCGCCAGTCGTTTCGAATTGAAGAAGAATATTCCCGCGACACCCTCAGCAGGCacgcccagcagcagtctTTTGGCAAGCAGCAGGTCATGGGTTCCGTTCCCCGAATCCACGTCATCCGCACCGAGAAGACGATCTCCCAGTTACGCGACGTTGAGGCTGAGATGGAAGCGGCAAAATCAAAGGCAGGCCAGGAGCAGCGACACAAAGATTTGTACCGAATCATGTCCAAAGCGGTCAAGAACTCGGGCGGTCCTCTCCACCCAAACAACAAACCAGTCATCGCGGCCTTGCTTCTGGACGCGCACTTTGATGAGAAGTTGGGAAGAACCCTCCCAGACGCCCTTTTCTCCATCCACAAATCAGAAGGCCTCTCGCTGGCCATGTCAGGGAGTCAGTCGACCTACTCTTGGCCCCGGTTCATGGATGAGATTCCAGACTGCCTCCTTGACCCGACACCTGTCGGGGACGCAGTCAGCAGGGAACGTTGTGAGCGGCCTATATGCATGTGGGAAGCTTGCTCCGTGAGCCAGGGACGGTTTTACAAGGAGATCGTCCGGGCGTTTAACCCTTCGGCGACCAAGCCTGATTTCATCACCAGCCATGACTTGGGGTGGGCATTCAAACATTCTTGGTGGGGTTACTTTCAATGGCCAGAGCATTTTCTCTCGCGCGCGTTGCGCTGtgcgggtgaggaggaagaaaaggagcCGAAACCGGTCCGATCAGACGTCTCGCAGACTGGATACTACCGGATTGAACTCAAGGACGCGCTTGTTCTGCGCAATAGCGCGCCCGAGTTTCAGTTACCGGGCTATGTGACCTTGCCAGAGGGTGCACCTGAGATTTGTCCTTTGGTGGAGGACACTGTGGACGGCCGCGCTGCTCAAAATGTTGAGATCAAGTGCGATGCTGGGCTTGCCAGTGTTTGGGTTTGCAGCAAGAACATGTCTATCAGCGATGGTCTCACCTACCCTGGCGAGCCGCTCAAGAGTGTGAGATTCTCACTGCAAGAGTTGACGGAGCGGTTGGGCCCTCATGTCAGCGAAGAGGAAAGGATGGCGACCGGCGGGTTGGATCGGATCGAGGCGCTGGGTATGAATGGGGAAAAGTCTACGTTTCATGACATCTCGACTTGGATGAGGTTGCGAGTGGCTGAGTACATCGATGCTGGTATTCCCGGGACCGACCTTCGCTTCACGAAAACGGCCGTTGGGTCgaacgccgaggaggaggaacgtTCGAAAGGACAGTGGGGCATGAATCATGATTGGAAGTGGACTGTTTTGCTGAAGAGGCGGAGCAAGAGGAAGGGCACCAAATGGTATGGGACGATTGTGAACGCCACCATGATTGATGTCAGGGTCGGGTGCGCGTTGGACGGTGCCTATGTCTATTACGAGGATGGGTCAAAGGTGCCATGCGGCCCAAGGTTACCCCCTTCGACACAGATGGGAGGACATCAGGCGAGGAAAATGGCGATCCCACCTGGAGTTGAAGTCACCAAGGTGGCCATATCCAAGGCTCTGAAGAACCACGACGTGTTAAAAGGCCTGAGAGTGTGGTTGTCTAATGGCCAGGCAAGAGGTGGCTTGAATCTTCAGAGTTTTGCGGCGGATTTGGAGCTGCATGAGGTCAAGGTTCTTG AGCCACCAGCCAATCACAAGATTGTCGGATTCTATGGTACGAGCGGGTCTTGGGGTATGTGCCAAAAGTTTGGCATCATGTCAATCCCAAGAGATGTTGAGTTGCCAGGCTCTGTTTACGACATGGAAGAGTTTCAGAATCTTCCTCTCGATCATTACGCCGAGAAGCAGGCAAATGAGGCGGGGtccgagggcgaggtggaTAAGATGGACGAAGATATGGAGGAGGACCCTGACACTGGGTATGATGAGGAGTGGGATGAGAGAACAAGGAAAATATATGGGAAGTAA
- a CDS encoding hypothetical protein (EggNog:ENOG50; COG:S) — protein sequence MFQIPARVPGRKIAKAKGPHCVGVEDIVHQPGVGSVAPLGNTKEDDYYRNDSLKYCRHEQKKKKKKKKKKIGILAEKSRIYIGQWWPVRRCIHSHGPGEVLGGATNWESNQQSNKAGRSW from the coding sequence ATGTTCCAAATCCCAGCACGAGTCCCAGGCAGAAAAATAGCGAAAGCAAAAGGGCCTCACTGTGTAGGTGTCGAGGATATCGTTCATCAACCCGGGGTGGGATCTGTGGCTCCTTTGGGGAATACAAAAGAGGACGACTACTATAGAAATGATTCTCTGAAGTattgtcgacatgagcaaaaaaaaaaaaaaaaaaaaaagaaaaaaaagattggAATTCTGGCAGAGAAGTCGAGAATATATATTGGGCAGTGGTGGCCAGTGCGCCGCTGCATTCACTCGCACGGGCCAGGTgaagttttggggggggcaACCAACTGGGAGAGCAACCAGCAGAGCAACAAAGCAGGCCGGtcctggtga
- the TVP38_2 gene encoding Tlg2-vesicle protein (COG:U; EggNog:ENOG503P0ZZ), which produces MGPDEIEMVPPKTPRGLPPSETDYQPVNWKRLFLRPKYLAMWVVLVIIIILTAIITIYHDKVVEHLRPFAEQVRHLPGGWLIPIVILIVISFPPLFGHEIIALLCGVVYGLWIGFGIVAAGTFLGEVGTWFAFKYLFRQKSEKLERTSLSYGALARITRDGGFWIVLIIRFSAIPTHFSTAVFSTCGVNFWIFAIATFLTLPKQIFLVYLGVLLLQDKPDDAPKNIVFGIAFVLTIVMAGYIGFKMRFVKKILIEEQEERRKALAMPTMDDTVNTGDGVLDPERSEVRDPWTVEAQHKFLNRSSQYEALSQNDFSIVMPGPAAGNHTPLGEPSKGPSTAPSGWTTEAVNTPDSPGTPPNEYFGQQPAKGFQWV; this is translated from the exons ATGGGGCCCGACGAGATCGAGATGGTACCGCCCAAGACGCCACGCGGTTTGCCCCCCTCAGAAACAGATTACCAGCCCGTCAACTGGAAGAGGCTCTTTTTGCGCCCAAAGTACCTAGCCATGTGGGTGGTCTTAGTGATTATTATCATTCTGACCGCCATCATTACCATCTACCACGAcaaggttgttgag CATCTTCGGCCCTTTGCCGAGCAAGTGCGCCATCTACCCGGCGGGTGGCTAATACCaatcgtcatcctcatcgtgaTATCGTTTCCACCTTTATTTGGCCATGAAATCATTGCATTACTGTGCGGAGTAGTATACGGATTATGGATTGGCTTCGGCATCGTGGCGGCAGGCACCTTTTTGGGAGAAG TTGGTACTTGGTTCGCCTTCAAGTATCTATTTCGACAAAAGTCGGAGAAGCTCGAAAGGACAAGCTTGAGCTACGGCGCCCTGGCGCGCATCACTCGTGATGGGGGTTTCTGG ATTGTCCTGATTATTCGCTTCTCGGCGATACCTACCCACTTTTCCACCGCCGTCTTTTCCACGTGCGGCGTGAACTTCTGGATCTTTGCCATTGCGACGTTCCTTACGCTTCCGAAACAGATCTTTCTCGTCTATCTCGGTGTCCTCCTACTCCAAGACAAGCCGGACGACGCGCCCAAGAACATTGTGTTTGGTATCGCGTTTGTGTTGACCATTGTCATGGCAGGCTACATCGGTTTCAAGATGCGGTTTGTTAAGAAGATCTTGATCGAGGAACAAGAGGAAAGGAGAAAGGCTTTAGCAATGCCGACGATGGATGACACAGTCAATACCGGGGATGGGGTCTTGGACCCAGAAAGAAGCGAGGTTCGTGATCCGTGGACGGTGGAGGCGCAACACAAGTTTCTAAACAGGTCGAGTCAGTATGAGGCCCTTTCCCAGAACGACTTTAGCATCGTGATGCCAGGTCCTGCCGCCGGAAACCACACGCCGCTTGGTGAACCCTCCAAGGGACCGTCCACTGCGCCATCCGGGTGGACGACAGAGGCTGTCAACACACCCGATAGTCCAGGAACGCCGCCAAACGAGTACTTTGGGCAGCAACCGGCAAAAGGGTTTCAGTGGGTGTGA
- a CDS encoding hypothetical protein (EggNog:ENOG503NX77; COG:S), with the protein MRPSKGLFAGAFLVAKTAAQNDKPGPLVIPGSQYFEGNDGPWSTFDIRVGTPEQFIRVLPSTASPHTLVPLTELACSREAFGTIPPDCAVSRGNLFDPNESSTWQDIGQYGINHDGVGLGAHLGYDAGVQFGLEKLGLGLNGPELDDQTVGMIAAPEPFYLGIFGLSNQPMNFTSLANTSSPSFLTTLKDQKKIPSLSYSYTAGAKYRLKQVYGQLVFSGYDTSRFRENSVSFSLAEDITRDLVVVVQSISYSGSNSATLLNEPIEMFIDSTDPNIWLPEEACEAFEEAFGLQLDEESGLYLVNDTHRNRLLDSDAQVSFRLSDVRSGGDTVTIVLPYAAFDLTAEAPLVANTSHYFPLRRANSSSQYTLGRTFLQEAYLSVDYERKTFNLSSCIWNQGAQETIIPITSPDDPNADLDPSSNSSSGNSNLSTGAIAGIVVGAVLGAGLIAGGIALCFLRKRRKWIGSTYAAKEPEPDESVLKGPVFNSPSFRHASESTMQNGSSSVPFSAADVSGARSTPTTMGHSHSGSGPSPGMVTGVSPNETGTSGGTVELDGDGTAVKPNTELDGREVQKPLPAVAENPPGVFELPGVKAGADSGSKAMEPQQEQHRAPSTVGSLPSVDEGRDRTPSPLTSTVGPNWRPGRVSMMEPVSPDTPVGRPSERPF; encoded by the exons ATGCGCCCCTCAAAAGGCCTATTTGCAGGTGCCTTCTTGGTTGCCAAGACAGCTGCGCAAAACGACAAGCCAGGCCCTCTTGTAATTCCTGGTAGTCAGTACTT CGAAGGTAACGATGGCCCATGGAGCACATTCGACATCCGGGTCGGCACACCGGAGCAGTTCATCAGGGTGCTCCCTTCAACAGCATCACCCCATACACTAGTGCCACTAACAGAACTTGCCTGCTCACGAGAGGCATTTGGCACCATACCTCCCGACTGCGCCGTTTCAAGAGGCAACTTGTTTGACCCCAACGAGTCCTCGACCTGGCAAGACATAGGCCAATACGGGATCAACCATGACGGCGTTGGACTTGGGGCGCATCTTGGGTACGATGCGGGAGTTCAGTTTGGGCTGGAAAAGTTGGGACTGGGGCTCAACGGGCCCGAGTTAGACGACCAGACAGTGGGCATGATAGCTGCTCCAGAGCCGTTTTATCT GGGCATCTTTGGTCTCAGCAATCAGCCCATGAATTTCACTTCCTTGGCCAACacctcatctccatcctTCTTGACGACCCTGAAAGACCAGAAGAAAATTCCAAGTCTCAGCTACAGCTACACAGCCGGGGCGAAATACCGGCTGAAACAGGTCTACGGTCAGTTAGTGTTCTCCGGATATGACACGTCTCGATTCAGGGAGAATTCGGTGTCGTTTTCTTTGGCAGAAGACATCACCCGAGAcctggtggttgtggtccAGTCCATCAGCTACAGCGGATCCAACTCTGCCACCCTCCTTAACGAACCCATCGAGATGTTCATCGACTCGACAGACCCCAACATCTGGCTGCCAGAAGAAGCTTGTGAAGCGTTTGAGGAAGCGTTTGGACTGCAACTCGATGAGGAATCTGGTTTGTATCTTGTGAACGACACACACAGAAACAGACTCCTCGACTCGGACGCACAAGTCTCTTTCAGACTTTCTGATGTCAGGTCGGGCGGAGACACCGTAACCATTGTCCTCCCCTATGCCGCGTTTGACCTGACAGCCGAGGCTCCTCTGGTAGCCAACACCAGCCACTACTTCCCCTTGCGACGAGCCAACAGCTCCTCGCAGTACACGCTCGGCCGAACATTCCTACAAGAAGC CTACCTCTCCGTAGACTACGAGCGCAaaaccttcaacctctcctcctgcatcTGGAACCAAGGCGCCCAAgaaaccatcatccccatcacctcccccgacGACCCAAACGCCGACCTCGACCCATCCAGCAACTCCTCCTCAGGCAACTCCAACCTCAGCACCGGCGCCATAGCCGGCATCGTCGTTGGTGCCGTCCTCGGCGCCGGCCTCATCGCAGGCGGCATAGCGCTTTGCTTCCTTCGCAAACGCAGAAAATGGATCGGATCAACCTACGCAGCCAAGGAGCCCGAGCCAGACGAGTCAGTCCTCAAGGGACCCGTCTTCAACTCGCCCTCCTTCAGGCACGCGTCAGAGTCGACGATGCAGAACGGGTCCAGCTCGGTGCCCTTTTCAGCAGCGGACGTGTCCGGCGCGAGGTCAACGCCTACGACGATGGGCCACTCGCATTCAGGGTCGGGGCCGAGTCCGGGCATGGTGACGGGTGTGTCCCCCAATGAGACTGGGACGTCGGGTGGCACTGTGGagttggatggggatggtACGGCGGTCAAGCCTAACACGGAGCTTGACGGGAGGGAGGTGCAGAAGCCGCTGCCGGCTGTGGCGGAGAACCCGCCGGGTGTGTTTGAGCTTCCTGGTGTCAAGGCTGGGGCGGACAGCGGGAGTAAAGCGATGGAAccgcagcaggagcagcatcGGGCACCTTCAACGGTTGGGTCTTTGCCGTCGGTCGATGAAGGAAGAGATAGAACCCCTTCACCACTAACGTCTACTGTCGGACCCAACTGGAGGCCTGGGAGGGTGAGCATGATGGAACCGGTGTCGCCTGACACACCTGTTGGGAGACCTTCAGAGCGGCCGTTTTAG
- a CDS encoding hypothetical protein (EggNog:ENOG503PF40) — protein sequence MLSSLKTLAPLGLLIPNVVASRDDEGDDVRFRVDSTTIYDPQCTASVTVYNTTVVQKTQFIDYIVNITKTNTCYESTTLTLNYTVSVTNTDTDLVTITNTGTDLVTITNTDTDSVTITNTDTDSVTITTTDTDAVTITTTDTDAVTITTTDTDAVTITTTDTDAVTITTTDTDAVTITTTDTDSTTITRTVYTTTYDPCPKSCSISAASVHLYYWPTDRPYTYPTTYVDPSLSYTFTSPSVYMYIPSAQGVNTLGERVEPSTTNWILPLDLYEVSTIARGSNATRQLTLADLGTNCPQTYNPTAIATIPRDCDPMLAAPSQVRSWAYPCNACGRFGLFDPPYAVPTTTGLLGPSTVVVTAEPITVTAPPVVETSPPPPPPPPPVTTGALVIEYRDEDGNIVSATTIATTGASGGTSTNTVVVAPTNTDGSALPTETGMVPEPSGGESSNIFTILPTDTIIPQPGETGLPTATTGAPDDEPPVEVTSLPTTTVATAAGRKLVASGSLWWVMPSVAGILFCL from the exons ATGCTGTCGTCTTTGAAGACATTAGCGCCCTTGGGGCTGCTGATCCCGAATGTTGTAGCCTCTAGAGATGATG AAGGGGACGACGTTCGCTTCAGAGTTGATAGCACCACAATCTACGACCCCCAATGTACGGCCAGTGTGACGGTGTACAACACAACGGTGGTGCAAAAGACACAGTTTATTGACTACATCGTCAACATTACAAAAACCAACACTTGTTACGAGTCTACGACTCTGACGCTCAACTATACCGTGTCTGTCACCAACACAGACACAGACTTGGTCACtatcaccaacaccggcaCCGACCTGGTTACCATCACAAACACCGATACCGACTCCgtgaccatcaccaacaccgacacAGACTCTGTCACCATCACAACGACTGACACAGATGCTG TCACAATCACAACAACTGACACAGATGCCGTAACAATCACAACGACAGACACAGACgctgtcaccatcaccactacCGATACAGATGCCGTTACCATCACCACTACGGACACTGATGCAGTCACAATCACAACAACTGACACCGACTcgaccaccatcaccagaaCTGTTTACACGACCACCTATGACCCGTGCCCAAAGTCATGCTCCATCTCCGCCGCCAGCGTCCACCTCTACTACTGGCCCACGGACAGGCCGTACACCTACCCAACCACCTATGTCGACCCCTCGCTGTCCTACACcttcacctctccctcggTCTACATGTACATCCCCTCCGCCCAGGGCGTCAACACCCTAGGCGAGCGTGTGGAACCCTCCACAACAAACTGGATCCTTCCTCTCGACCTCTACGAAGTCTCCACCATCGCCCGCGGCTCCAACGCCACCAGGCAGCTCACTCTCGCCGACCTGGGAACCAACTGCCCGCAAACCTACAACCCGaccgccatcgccaccatCCCGAGGGACTGCGACCCCATGCTTGCAGCCCCCAGCCAAGTCCGATCCTGGGCCTACCCTTGCAACGCCTGCGGCCGGTTCGGTCTCTTCGACCCCCCCTATGCAGTCCCGACCACCACTGGACTTCTCGGCCCGTCGACCGTCGTGGTTACCGCCGAGCCGATCACAGTGACTGCCCCTCCTGTGGTTGAgacttctccccctccaccaccgccgccaccccccGTGACAACGGGAGCGCTGGTGATCGAGTACCGCGACGAGGATGGAAATATCGTCTCAGCGACGACGATTGCCACGACGGGGGCTAGCGGTGGTACATCGACTAACACTGTTGTCGTTGCGCCCACGAACACGGATGGTTCAGCTCTCCCCACAGAGACAGGAATGGTCCCGGAGCCATCGGGTGGTGAAAGTTCAAACATTTTTACCATACTCCCCACGGACACTATTATTCCACAGCCGGGAGAGACTGGTTTGCCGACAGCAACGACAGGTGCGCCTGACGATGAGCCGCCTGTTGAGGTGACGTCGCTGCCTACTACGACggtggcgacggcggcggggaggaagctTGTTGCTTCGGGGTCGCTGTGGTGGGTTATGCCTAGTGTGGCGGGgattttgttttgtttgtaa